From the Bdellovibrio reynosensis genome, one window contains:
- the mutM gene encoding bifunctional DNA-formamidopyrimidine glycosylase/DNA-(apurinic or apyrimidinic site) lyase encodes MPELPEVEVVRRGLESILKDQPVLEKIELKRADLRDPIPAKKLKTLLGEKLLSVERRAKYLLLWTKKGAMLSHLGMTGTWRVAPPGDERLHDHIYLHFSGNLRLAYRDPRRFGCFDFVQKEKTHPKLDILGPEPLEKAFTGRSLWESLRNKNVAIKVAIMDQKVVVGVGNIYASEALFASGIKPALPASKLSLERAERLVKEIKKVLNRSIKNGGSSISDFAQASGESGYFQNTFRVYDRAGEDCVACGQQVKAKVMGGRNTFWCSGCQK; translated from the coding sequence ATGCCAGAACTTCCCGAAGTCGAAGTGGTCCGTCGTGGGCTTGAAAGTATCTTAAAGGATCAACCGGTTTTAGAAAAAATCGAGCTGAAGCGGGCCGATTTACGTGATCCGATCCCGGCAAAAAAATTAAAGACACTTTTAGGAGAAAAATTATTGTCTGTTGAAAGACGGGCAAAATATCTTCTGTTATGGACTAAGAAGGGCGCCATGCTTTCTCATCTAGGTATGACGGGGACATGGCGCGTGGCTCCCCCAGGTGATGAGCGTCTTCATGATCATATCTATCTTCACTTTTCGGGAAACTTACGTTTGGCCTACCGTGATCCGCGACGTTTCGGCTGCTTTGATTTTGTGCAGAAAGAAAAGACCCATCCAAAATTGGATATTCTGGGGCCTGAACCCTTGGAAAAAGCTTTCACCGGGCGTTCCCTTTGGGAAAGTCTGCGTAATAAAAATGTCGCAATCAAGGTTGCCATCATGGATCAAAAAGTAGTGGTCGGCGTCGGCAACATTTACGCGAGCGAAGCCCTTTTTGCCTCTGGAATTAAGCCGGCCTTACCTGCTTCAAAGCTGTCCCTAGAACGTGCCGAGAGGTTGGTGAAAGAGATTAAAAAAGTCTTAAATAGGTCGATAAAAAATGGTGGCTCTTCGATCAGTGATTTTGCCCAAGCTAGTGGGGAAAGTGGATACTTTCAGAATACTTTTCGTGTTTATGATCGGGCAGGTGAAGACTGTGTGGCTTGCGGGCAACAGGTGAAAGCCAAAGTCATGGGCGGTCGGAACACCTTCTGGTGTTCGGGTTGCCAAAAATAA
- a CDS encoding acylneuraminate cytidylyltransferase, with the protein MKAIVIASLLALSFTTGFTCSKNQPAEQAPATTETAPAATEAAPAEGTPATTETAPAATTEAAPAAPAETK; encoded by the coding sequence ATGAAAGCAATCGTTATCGCGTCTTTGCTAGCACTTTCTTTCACAACTGGTTTCACTTGCTCTAAAAACCAACCTGCTGAGCAAGCTCCTGCTACTACAGAAACTGCTCCTGCAGCTACTGAAGCAGCTCCTGCTGAAGGTACTCCAGCTACTACTGAGACTGCACCTGCAGCTACTACAGAAGCAGCTCCAGCAGCTCCTGCTGAAACTAAGTAA
- a CDS encoding acyl-CoA dehydrogenase, producing the protein MFGFAAPTWLWIVFAVVAVIFNIPAIRAALVTSGVFAIFKKFEFLPKISDTEKAALDAGVVWVEKDLFSGKPNFTNLMNEPYPDLTAEEKAFMDGPVNTLCSMIDHWTIYKTKEIPQEIWDYIRKEKFLGMIVPKEYGGLGFSALCHSEVIMKLSSRSLAVAIQVMVPNSLGPAELLAHYGTDEQKKRWLPRLADGSEIPCFGLTEPTAGSDAGAITSTGVLFKGEDGKIQIRLNWNKRWITLAAISSVIGLAFRLRDPENLLGKGEDLGITCALIPSKTPGVVLGRRHDPLNTPFYNCPTQGKDVVVNAEDAIVGGIEGAGRGWMMLMECLAAGRGISLPAQATGGAKLATRVTSAHSVVRRQFGVSIGKFEGVEEPLARIGGATYALEAMRRYCLGALDKGIKPGVITAMQKYYSTEMGRRVINDSMDIMGGAGISMGPRNVLAEIYVATPIGITVEGANIMTRTLIIFGQGALRAHPFAYSEVRAYEANDLKAFDRAFMGHIGHIVRNTCRAILLSLSRGYLAATPDCHPQMKVYFRRLSWTSATFALLSDVAMGVLGGQLKLREKITGRFADILANMYIATAILRRFEAEGRKEEDLAFVHYNLKHNMAEIQKGFDGLFDNLKIPGLRWFFKGWIGAWSRINSIGSQASDGWSHAIASAMLQEGGIRDRLTDGIYMPTDRNQQVARLDYAMSVSLRAEAAEKKIKKAIREGVLPKKKANLLIDEARNKNIITAEEHKLIQESDAVRYDAILVDDFSEEQYHANHVIK; encoded by the coding sequence ATGTTTGGTTTTGCAGCGCCGACTTGGTTGTGGATTGTTTTTGCTGTTGTTGCCGTGATCTTTAATATTCCGGCGATTCGTGCTGCCCTTGTTACTTCGGGTGTGTTTGCGATTTTCAAAAAGTTCGAATTCCTTCCGAAAATTTCTGATACTGAAAAAGCGGCTTTGGATGCCGGTGTTGTTTGGGTAGAAAAAGATCTTTTCTCTGGTAAACCTAACTTCACAAATCTTATGAATGAACCTTACCCAGATTTGACTGCTGAAGAAAAAGCTTTCATGGATGGGCCGGTGAATACTCTGTGCTCGATGATCGATCACTGGACAATTTATAAAACTAAAGAAATTCCTCAAGAGATCTGGGATTACATCAGAAAAGAAAAATTCTTGGGTATGATCGTACCTAAAGAGTACGGCGGTCTTGGTTTCTCCGCTCTTTGTCACTCTGAAGTGATCATGAAGCTTTCTTCTCGTTCACTGGCTGTTGCAATTCAAGTGATGGTTCCAAATTCTCTTGGTCCTGCAGAGCTTCTTGCTCACTATGGAACTGACGAACAGAAAAAACGTTGGTTGCCTCGTTTGGCGGATGGTTCCGAGATTCCTTGCTTTGGTTTGACTGAGCCTACTGCGGGTTCTGATGCAGGTGCGATCACTTCTACGGGTGTTCTATTTAAAGGTGAAGACGGAAAGATTCAGATTCGTTTGAACTGGAATAAACGTTGGATCACTCTTGCTGCGATTTCTTCTGTGATCGGTCTTGCGTTCCGTCTTCGTGACCCAGAAAATCTTTTGGGTAAAGGTGAAGACCTAGGTATCACCTGTGCTTTGATTCCTTCTAAAACTCCAGGTGTTGTGCTTGGTCGCCGTCATGATCCTTTGAACACTCCTTTCTATAACTGTCCTACTCAAGGTAAAGACGTTGTGGTGAATGCTGAAGATGCTATCGTTGGTGGTATCGAAGGCGCGGGTCGCGGTTGGATGATGTTGATGGAATGTTTGGCTGCAGGCCGTGGTATTTCATTGCCAGCGCAAGCTACCGGCGGAGCAAAACTTGCTACTCGCGTGACTTCCGCTCACTCTGTCGTTCGTCGTCAATTCGGTGTTTCTATCGGTAAGTTTGAAGGGGTTGAAGAGCCTCTTGCTCGTATCGGTGGCGCTACTTACGCTCTTGAAGCGATGAGAAGATATTGCTTAGGTGCTCTTGATAAAGGTATCAAGCCAGGCGTTATCACAGCGATGCAAAAATACTACTCTACTGAAATGGGCCGTCGTGTGATTAACGACTCCATGGATATCATGGGTGGTGCGGGAATCTCTATGGGACCTCGTAACGTTCTTGCTGAAATCTATGTGGCGACTCCAATCGGTATAACGGTTGAGGGTGCGAACATCATGACTCGTACTCTGATCATTTTCGGTCAAGGTGCGCTTCGTGCCCATCCGTTTGCTTACTCTGAAGTTCGTGCTTATGAAGCCAATGACTTAAAAGCGTTCGATAGAGCGTTCATGGGTCACATCGGTCACATCGTAAGAAACACGTGCCGTGCGATCTTGTTATCACTTTCTCGTGGTTACTTGGCAGCGACTCCAGACTGTCATCCGCAAATGAAAGTTTATTTCCGTCGTTTATCTTGGACTTCTGCGACTTTCGCGTTGTTATCTGACGTTGCGATGGGTGTGCTTGGTGGACAATTAAAACTGCGTGAGAAAATCACCGGTCGTTTTGCTGATATCTTGGCAAACATGTATATCGCAACTGCGATCTTACGCCGTTTCGAAGCGGAAGGCCGTAAAGAAGAAGATTTGGCTTTCGTTCACTACAACCTAAAACACAACATGGCTGAAATCCAAAAAGGTTTCGATGGTCTTTTCGACAACTTGAAAATTCCAGGTCTTCGTTGGTTCTTTAAAGGTTGGATCGGTGCGTGGTCACGTATCAACTCTATCGGTTCACAAGCCTCTGATGGTTGGTCACACGCGATTGCATCAGCGATGTTGCAAGAAGGTGGCATCCGTGATCGTTTGACGGATGGTATCTACATGCCAACAGACCGCAACCAACAAGTGGCTCGTCTTGATTACGCGATGTCAGTTTCACTTCGCGCTGAAGCGGCTGAAAAGAAAATCAAAAAAGCGATCCGTGAAGGTGTTCTTCCTAAGAAGAAAGCTAATTTGTTGATCGACGAAGCTCGTAACAAAAACATCATCACTGCTGAAGAGCACAAGCTTATTCAAGAATCAGATGCTGTTAGATACGATGCGATTTTGGTGGATGATTTCTCTGAAGAGCAATACCACGCAAACCATGTTATTAAATAG
- a CDS encoding hemolysin family protein, with protein MAELIVIIICLFVNMLLSGAEMAFVTVNRQQLKGQIKLRSAKMLLKLKEHPERTLSVIQIGITFVGAIAAAVGGAGAEEALSPYIIERFAVSENTAEAISIMMVVVPISYFSVVIGELVPKTMALKNPLVIAMMSANFLYYGEILLSPFVTVLEKSTNIFVRIFSFGSKLKKFETPEINVEDLPPQTKEYVVNLVSADKKVARDIMLPWNEVVFVRKGDSVSDVENLILSSRHTRLPVLDENEVIGLINTKEFLAMLRHGNTDWNALIRPILKFKGFEPLFKILLAMQENKSHMAVIYERLDVVGLVSMESIFEEIIGDVFDEDDDGLMKKILASKSRRPLRQ; from the coding sequence TTGGCTGAACTTATAGTCATCATTATTTGTCTATTCGTGAATATGCTTCTTTCCGGGGCGGAGATGGCTTTTGTCACGGTCAATCGCCAGCAATTAAAAGGGCAAATAAAACTTCGCAGTGCTAAAATGCTTTTGAAATTAAAAGAGCATCCAGAGCGCACCCTATCTGTGATTCAAATCGGCATAACCTTTGTCGGTGCCATTGCCGCAGCTGTGGGCGGTGCCGGAGCTGAGGAAGCCTTAAGCCCCTATATCATCGAAAGATTTGCTGTCAGTGAAAACACGGCGGAAGCTATTTCAATTATGATGGTGGTTGTTCCGATTTCCTACTTCAGCGTTGTCATTGGCGAACTTGTGCCGAAAACAATGGCGTTAAAAAATCCACTGGTCATCGCTATGATGTCAGCGAATTTTCTATATTACGGGGAAATCCTGCTTTCGCCTTTTGTGACTGTGCTTGAAAAATCCACGAATATTTTCGTGCGCATCTTTTCCTTTGGTTCAAAGCTTAAAAAATTTGAAACTCCTGAAATCAACGTCGAAGATCTGCCACCGCAAACTAAAGAGTATGTAGTAAACCTTGTCAGCGCCGATAAAAAAGTCGCTAGAGACATTATGTTACCTTGGAATGAAGTCGTTTTTGTGCGCAAAGGGGATTCAGTTAGCGACGTGGAAAATCTCATTCTTAGCTCTCGCCACACACGCTTGCCGGTCTTAGACGAAAATGAAGTCATTGGTCTTATCAACACCAAAGAATTTTTAGCGATGCTTCGTCACGGTAACACCGACTGGAATGCCTTGATCCGACCGATCTTAAAATTTAAAGGCTTTGAGCCGCTATTTAAAATATTATTAGCGATGCAAGAAAATAAATCCCACATGGCCGTGATTTACGAGCGCCTTGATGTCGTGGGACTTGTATCAATGGAAAGTATATTCGAAGAAATTATCGGCGACGTTTTCGACGAAGACGATGATGGCCTAATGAAAAAAATCCTAGCATCAAAGTCTCGTCGTCCTTTGCGGCAGTAG
- a CDS encoding hemolysin family protein — translation MDPDPYPNIYLTSFFIILALILVLLNAFFVAAEFAIVKVRSTRLRELAAKNVKGANSALHCLDHLDDYLSATQLGITLVSLALGWIGEESFYELFGILMPQLRDSYTATFHTLSFAASFLIITTLHVVLGELVPKSMAIQEPEEITLKVALPLQWFYKLAKPLIVAFTFMANLVLKALGYPGFKEAPWTEEELKLVMQDSREDGVISDSEAQIIHKAFEFADKTARDIMIPIEKVQYLSLNKSFEENKNTVLSRGHTRFPICQDDLNSIIGILNMKDIRFIQQWSNDVFVKNIKPPLYVEPQIRQDKLMKLFSEKKMHIAIVQDFPSRKCLGIVTLEDVLEELVGDIVDEHGN, via the coding sequence ATGGACCCTGACCCCTACCCGAATATCTATCTTACTTCCTTTTTTATAATCCTCGCTTTGATTTTGGTTTTGCTGAACGCATTTTTCGTCGCAGCAGAATTCGCTATCGTTAAGGTTCGTAGCACCCGTTTACGGGAACTTGCTGCGAAAAATGTGAAGGGAGCCAACAGCGCTCTTCACTGCTTAGATCATCTTGATGATTACCTTTCAGCGACTCAGCTTGGAATTACTTTAGTCAGTCTTGCCTTAGGTTGGATTGGTGAAGAATCTTTTTATGAGTTGTTTGGAATATTAATGCCGCAGTTGCGGGATTCTTATACTGCAACCTTCCACACTCTTTCTTTTGCAGCGTCATTTTTAATCATAACGACTTTACACGTGGTCTTAGGCGAGCTTGTTCCTAAAAGCATGGCCATTCAAGAGCCTGAAGAAATCACATTAAAAGTAGCATTGCCACTGCAATGGTTTTACAAGCTTGCAAAACCCTTGATCGTGGCCTTCACCTTCATGGCGAATTTAGTTTTGAAAGCTTTGGGTTATCCAGGCTTTAAAGAAGCACCCTGGACGGAAGAAGAATTAAAATTGGTGATGCAGGATTCAAGAGAAGACGGCGTTATCAGCGACAGTGAAGCACAAATCATTCACAAAGCTTTCGAGTTCGCAGATAAAACGGCTCGCGACATTATGATCCCAATAGAAAAGGTGCAGTACCTTTCTTTGAATAAATCCTTTGAAGAAAATAAAAACACCGTTTTAAGCCGTGGTCACACGCGCTTTCCAATTTGTCAGGATGATTTAAATTCCATTATCGGTATTTTAAATATGAAAGACATCCGCTTCATTCAACAGTGGAGTAATGATGTGTTCGTTAAAAACATTAAGCCACCACTTTATGTAGAACCTCAAATTCGCCAAGATAAGTTGATGAAGCTATTTTCTGAAAAGAAAATGCATATTGCCATCGTTCAAGATTTCCCTTCAAGAAAATGCCTGGGAATTGTGACATTAGAGGATGTCTTAGAGGAACTTGTCGGCGATATCGTCGATGAACACGGGAACTAA
- a CDS encoding response regulator, which yields MVIETSLEKQHTPRVLVIDDSLDSVKLMSHILDHYKCDVTMAFDGQDAIPLLVNRQFDLVILDWQMPQMGGRDTLLLMDRLLSERKAHKIRRPLPVVIYTGHSEEELDLPLVRHFTYMGFINKRQAFSSMMRSFNFILRSI from the coding sequence ATGGTGATCGAAACGTCGCTGGAAAAACAGCACACGCCTCGAGTTCTTGTGATCGATGATAGCTTGGATTCTGTAAAGCTAATGTCGCACATCCTCGACCACTACAAGTGTGATGTTACAATGGCCTTTGATGGTCAAGATGCGATTCCACTTCTTGTAAACAGACAATTTGACTTGGTGATTCTAGATTGGCAAATGCCACAAATGGGCGGTCGCGACACTTTATTATTGATGGATCGTCTTTTGAGTGAACGTAAAGCTCACAAAATTCGTCGCCCTTTACCTGTCGTTATATACACTGGCCATAGTGAAGAGGAATTGGATTTGCCTTTAGTACGTCACTTTACATACATGGGCTTTATCAATAAGCGCCAGGCTTTTAGTTCAATGATGAGATCTTTTAATTTTATTTTGCGTTCAATCTAA
- a CDS encoding Rnase Y domain-containing protein — protein MIAMIAIALVCIVAGGGLGLALHKFLNQRTVRLAREEAQDILSEMKEALELKALEEKERVQEIEMEMWTKVEPDMLKVEGRIEELQELANEKKSKADSIVQEEKKKLQEREGEVKAQEQGLKSQEAELNKIKDAQKNLNKDLVQKLTDRLGTSAEEFKNQLKSKLEEEERRRAARFLQESEEDLKEHAEHRAKKILSLVIDRFARPYCAERGIGAVNFPDTHIRKLFCDPNGNNIKAVQEACGCDIIVEEGMDMVGVAGFDPVRRELTRRTLERIFKEKKNINPDFIRKIAENQKKELFKNIKHDGDALAKELKLEGLNSEIRQMMGSLRYRYSFTQNQYFHCGEVGWLAGLMAAELKLDIKKARRVGMLHDIGKSMDHVAEGGHAVIGADFIAARGEAPDVVHAVKAHHFDEQPSTDHAFLVIAADAVSGARPGARRSTIESYNQKVSELQDIARSFPGVTDCFVLSGGRECRVLVNGRKVDDTQALDLSKKIAARIEEECNYPGQIKVVVVRETVVTEQTRKELA, from the coding sequence ATGATTGCAATGATTGCTATAGCCTTAGTTTGTATTGTCGCCGGTGGCGGATTGGGCTTGGCCTTGCACAAATTCTTGAATCAACGCACTGTTCGACTTGCCCGTGAAGAGGCCCAAGACATCCTCAGTGAAATGAAAGAAGCTTTAGAGCTTAAAGCACTGGAAGAAAAAGAACGTGTTCAAGAAATTGAAATGGAGATGTGGACCAAAGTTGAACCTGACATGTTAAAGGTCGAAGGTCGCATTGAAGAACTGCAAGAGCTTGCCAACGAGAAAAAATCAAAAGCCGATTCCATCGTTCAAGAAGAAAAGAAAAAGCTGCAAGAGCGCGAAGGCGAAGTCAAAGCCCAAGAGCAAGGTTTAAAAAGCCAGGAAGCTGAATTAAATAAAATCAAAGATGCACAAAAAAATCTGAATAAGGATTTGGTGCAAAAGTTGACGGATCGTTTAGGAACTTCTGCTGAAGAATTTAAAAATCAGCTGAAGTCTAAGCTTGAAGAAGAAGAGCGCCGTCGTGCGGCCCGCTTCTTACAAGAATCTGAAGAAGATTTAAAAGAACATGCCGAACACCGCGCTAAGAAAATCTTAAGCTTGGTTATCGATCGTTTTGCCCGCCCTTACTGCGCTGAGCGTGGTATCGGTGCGGTGAATTTCCCAGACACCCATATTCGTAAACTTTTCTGCGACCCGAATGGGAACAACATTAAAGCCGTTCAAGAGGCTTGTGGTTGCGACATTATCGTTGAAGAAGGCATGGACATGGTGGGCGTAGCGGGATTTGATCCGGTTCGCCGAGAGCTGACTCGCAGAACCTTGGAACGCATCTTTAAAGAAAAGAAAAACATCAATCCTGATTTCATTCGTAAAATTGCGGAAAATCAGAAGAAGGAACTTTTCAAGAACATCAAACACGATGGTGATGCTTTAGCTAAGGAATTAAAACTGGAAGGTTTGAATTCTGAAATCCGTCAGATGATGGGTTCACTTCGTTACCGTTATTCATTCACGCAAAACCAATACTTCCATTGTGGAGAAGTCGGTTGGCTTGCAGGTTTGATGGCAGCCGAACTTAAGCTTGATATCAAAAAAGCACGTCGCGTGGGCATGCTTCACGATATCGGTAAATCCATGGACCACGTGGCTGAAGGCGGCCATGCTGTGATTGGTGCAGACTTTATCGCGGCTCGCGGTGAAGCACCGGATGTTGTTCATGCGGTTAAAGCCCATCACTTTGATGAACAACCTTCAACGGATCACGCCTTCCTAGTGATCGCAGCTGATGCGGTTTCAGGAGCTCGTCCTGGTGCCCGCAGATCTACGATCGAGTCTTACAATCAAAAGGTTTCTGAACTTCAAGATATCGCGCGAAGCTTCCCAGGTGTGACGGATTGTTTTGTTCTTAGTGGTGGACGCGAATGCCGTGTCCTAGTGAACGGACGAAAAGTAGACGACACTCAAGCTCTAGATCTTTCCAAGAAGATCGCCGCTCGTATCGAAGAAGAATGTAATTACCCAGGACAAATCAAAGTCGTTGTTGTGCGCGAAACTGTTGTAACAGAACAAACCCGCAAAGAACTCGCATAA
- a CDS encoding OsmC family protein: protein MAHMRSQTKWLGQDRGIAFEATLRGHKLVMDTRAEGGGDTGPSPKELLLASICGCTAMDVVSILQKMRVHLESCEVNSETATTAGYPSIFSEVKLQYLISGEGIKAEQVIKAVTLSMTKYCGVSAMIVKASPMTYEIVLNGTKVGEGKADFQAAAEHP from the coding sequence ATGGCTCATATGCGCAGTCAGACAAAATGGTTAGGCCAAGACAGAGGGATCGCTTTTGAAGCGACTCTAAGAGGCCATAAGCTCGTTATGGACACAAGAGCAGAGGGCGGCGGGGATACAGGCCCTAGCCCAAAGGAACTCCTTTTGGCAAGCATCTGTGGATGCACGGCCATGGACGTGGTTTCGATCTTACAGAAAATGCGAGTGCACTTGGAATCCTGCGAAGTAAATAGCGAAACAGCAACCACCGCCGGATATCCGTCGATTTTTTCCGAAGTGAAATTACAGTACCTTATTAGCGGTGAGGGCATAAAGGCGGAACAAGTTATTAAAGCAGTCACCTTATCCATGACCAAATATTGCGGCGTCAGTGCGATGATAGTGAAAGCATCGCCAATGACCTACGAGATTGTTCTTAACGGAACCAAAGTAGGCGAGGGCAAAGCGGATTTCCAAGCCGCGGCTGAACACCCATGA
- the arfB gene encoding alternative ribosome rescue aminoacyl-tRNA hydrolase ArfB — MIHLQIPFSEMEFTYARSRGPGGQNVNRTNSAAILRWNLWNSQVVSAELKEKLAMKLHGKLTEEGDLIIRSDVHRDQDQNRSECIKRLHETLRKALFVPKKRIATKPTKSSQRKRLETKKIHSETKSLRQKVRT; from the coding sequence ATGATTCATTTGCAAATTCCTTTTTCAGAAATGGAATTTACCTACGCTCGGTCCCGTGGTCCGGGCGGGCAGAACGTCAACCGCACTAATTCCGCTGCTATCCTTCGCTGGAACTTGTGGAATTCGCAAGTGGTCAGCGCTGAGCTAAAAGAAAAGTTGGCCATGAAACTGCACGGAAAACTTACGGAAGAAGGGGATCTAATCATTCGCAGCGACGTGCATCGCGATCAGGATCAAAACCGTTCTGAGTGCATCAAAAGACTTCATGAAACTTTAAGAAAAGCGCTTTTTGTACCGAAAAAACGAATTGCGACTAAGCCGACAAAAAGTTCCCAAAGAAAAAGGCTGGAAACCAAAAAAATCCATTCAGAAACCAAATCCCTAAGACAAAAAGTGCGAACCTAA
- a CDS encoding MFS transporter: protein MFSKQEKILLGILATIQFSSIVDFMIMMPLGPQLMRMFSINPHQFGLLVSSYTFSAGISGFLASFFMDKYDRKLSLLFFFIGFSLGTLACAVAPTYELLLFARGLTGIFGGVLSSLVLSIVSDAISYERRGSAMGVVMTSFSMASILGVPFSLFLANQFGWHSPFLFLGLVSLFLCGVIWYYVPPMRVHLAEKREKEPIHTVLTRIWHNQNQRRALFFMAAVMFGHFAIIPFLSPSLVANAGLTEAQLPLMYMAGGICTIFTSPFVGRLADRFGKHAVFIWGALITIVPYWVITHLGPSPLWFTLGICAFFFVSSGGRMIPATALVSGTAQPHNRGSFMSIVSCVQQLSAALSSYIAGWIVTSTPTGGLKNYELVGYVAVIFTFVAIYLSKKIHSIEGGSVLAQEDNHVGEPLV from the coding sequence GTGTTTTCTAAACAAGAAAAAATCCTTCTCGGCATTCTCGCTACCATTCAGTTCAGCTCGATCGTTGATTTTATGATCATGATGCCATTAGGGCCGCAGTTGATGAGGATGTTTTCAATCAATCCCCATCAGTTCGGACTGCTTGTGTCATCTTACACCTTCAGTGCGGGGATCAGCGGATTTCTAGCATCCTTTTTCATGGATAAATATGATCGCAAACTTTCTTTGCTGTTCTTTTTTATCGGCTTCTCGCTGGGAACATTGGCCTGCGCGGTGGCACCAACCTATGAACTCCTTCTTTTTGCCCGCGGTCTGACGGGTATCTTTGGTGGTGTTTTAAGCTCGTTAGTTCTTTCGATTGTCAGTGATGCAATTTCCTATGAGCGTCGTGGCAGCGCTATGGGTGTGGTGATGACTTCATTCTCTATGGCATCCATTTTGGGAGTGCCATTTAGTTTGTTTTTAGCTAATCAATTTGGCTGGCATTCGCCGTTTTTATTCTTGGGACTGGTGTCGCTATTTTTGTGTGGCGTTATTTGGTATTACGTCCCCCCGATGCGCGTCCACTTGGCTGAAAAAAGAGAAAAAGAACCGATTCACACTGTTCTGACTCGCATCTGGCACAATCAAAATCAGCGCCGTGCTTTGTTCTTTATGGCTGCAGTTATGTTTGGTCACTTTGCCATCATTCCGTTCCTATCACCTTCGTTAGTGGCTAACGCTGGACTTACGGAAGCGCAACTTCCGCTTATGTACATGGCCGGTGGTATTTGTACGATCTTCACTTCTCCATTTGTAGGCCGCCTTGCTGACCGCTTTGGGAAACATGCTGTGTTTATCTGGGGCGCACTGATCACCATCGTGCCGTACTGGGTGATCACTCACCTGGGACCTTCACCACTGTGGTTTACGCTTGGAATCTGTGCGTTTTTCTTTGTGTCCTCGGGTGGACGAATGATTCCTGCAACGGCATTGGTTTCAGGAACAGCTCAGCCCCACAACCGAGGCAGCTTTATGAGTATTGTTAGCTGCGTTCAACAATTGTCTGCCGCACTTTCAAGCTATATTGCAGGTTGGATCGTGACGTCGACACCTACGGGTGGCTTGAAAAACTATGAACTGGTGGGATATGTTGCTGTGATCTTTACGTTCGTAGCTATTTATCTTTCAAAGAAAATTCATTCTATTGAAGGTGGCTCGGTCTTGGCCCAGGAAGACAATCATGTGGGCGAACCTTTAGTTTAA
- a CDS encoding sulfite exporter TauE/SafE family protein: MFEVLLLITAVGAGFLGAILGLGGGIIIVPVLTLVYQVNIRYAIAASLISIVATSSGAAAGYLKDSLTNLRLAVLLEVGTVTGAIVGFLIASFIQPRLLFLIFGAFLLFSALMMLRKRTDHVAVENHPWSEALKLHGSYPAENGWHHYKVQNVPFGLFAMFGAGILSALLGIGSGIFKVLAMDGAMKLPIKVSSATSNFMIGVTASASAGAYLLRGDVRPEIAAPVAIGIIVGSLFGARVMTKIPSRKIRQIFVVVLSIVSIQMIIKGLS; encoded by the coding sequence ATGTTCGAAGTTCTTTTGTTAATCACTGCTGTGGGTGCCGGATTCCTTGGAGCTATTCTAGGTCTTGGTGGCGGCATCATCATAGTTCCTGTTCTAACCTTGGTGTATCAAGTCAATATTCGCTACGCGATCGCAGCAAGTCTCATTTCAATTGTTGCAACATCATCTGGAGCTGCGGCAGGCTACTTGAAGGATTCTTTAACGAACCTAAGACTTGCCGTACTCTTGGAAGTTGGCACAGTCACGGGTGCCATTGTTGGATTTTTAATTGCCTCTTTTATTCAGCCTCGATTGTTGTTTCTAATATTCGGTGCCTTTCTTTTGTTTTCGGCATTGATGATGTTAAGAAAACGCACCGATCATGTGGCTGTTGAAAATCACCCGTGGTCAGAGGCTCTAAAGCTTCATGGTTCTTATCCTGCAGAAAATGGCTGGCATCATTATAAAGTTCAGAATGTACCTTTCGGTCTATTTGCGATGTTTGGTGCAGGGATCTTGTCGGCGTTGTTAGGTATTGGCAGCGGGATTTTCAAAGTTCTTGCAATGGACGGAGCGATGAAACTACCAATCAAAGTTTCTTCGGCGACATCCAACTTCATGATCGGTGTAACTGCCTCAGCCAGCGCTGGCGCTTACCTTTTGCGTGGTGATGTAAGGCCCGAGATCGCGGCACCCGTAGCCATCGGGATCATCGTTGGCTCCCTTTTCGGTGCTAGAGTTATGACTAAAATTCCATCACGCAAAATCAGACAGATTTTTGTGGTGGTGCTTTCAATCGTATCCATTCAAATGATTATCAAGGGGCTTTCATGA